One window of Streptomyces sp. SUK 48 genomic DNA carries:
- the rfbB gene encoding dTDP-glucose 4,6-dehydratase, which translates to MRILVTGGAGFIGSAYVRTLLDGGYPGCAEAEVTVLDALTYAGNTDNLPLGRPRLDFVRGDITDTELLRSVVPGHDWVVHFAAESHVDRSVRGAAAFARTNVLGTQSLLDACLAAGVDRFVHVSTDEVYGSIDRGSWTEDSPLLPNSPYAASKASSDLMARAYWRTHGLDVRITRCSNNYGPYQHVEKLVPLFVTRLLTGGTLPLYGDGTNVREWIHVEDHCRAVHLVLTGGRAGEVYNIGGGTALTNRRLTELLLGLCDAGWDRVRHVEDRKGHDLRYAIDDAKIRAELGWRPRVSFEEGLSGVVEWYRANPAWWKSLEAAR; encoded by the coding sequence ATGAGAATCCTCGTTACCGGAGGAGCCGGATTCATCGGCTCCGCCTATGTGCGCACCTTGCTCGACGGGGGGTATCCCGGCTGTGCGGAAGCCGAGGTGACCGTCCTCGACGCACTCACCTACGCCGGCAACACCGACAACCTTCCCCTGGGACGGCCGCGCCTCGATTTCGTGCGCGGGGACATCACCGACACGGAGCTGCTGCGGTCTGTCGTCCCCGGGCACGACTGGGTCGTGCACTTCGCCGCCGAGTCGCACGTGGACCGGTCGGTGCGCGGCGCCGCCGCGTTCGCGCGGACGAACGTCCTCGGCACCCAGAGTCTGCTGGACGCCTGTCTGGCGGCCGGCGTGGACCGCTTCGTACACGTCTCCACGGACGAGGTGTACGGCTCGATCGACCGCGGTTCCTGGACCGAGGACAGCCCGCTGCTGCCCAACTCCCCCTACGCCGCCTCGAAGGCGTCCAGCGATCTGATGGCCCGCGCCTACTGGCGCACCCATGGGCTGGACGTGCGGATCACCCGGTGCTCCAACAACTACGGGCCGTACCAGCATGTGGAGAAACTCGTCCCGCTGTTCGTCACACGGCTGCTGACGGGCGGGACCCTGCCGCTGTACGGGGACGGGACCAACGTCCGGGAGTGGATCCATGTCGAGGACCACTGCCGCGCCGTCCACCTGGTCCTGACCGGGGGCCGGGCCGGCGAGGTCTACAACATCGGCGGCGGCACCGCGCTGACCAACCGGCGGCTGACCGAGCTGCTGCTCGGGCTGTGCGACGCGGGCTGGGACCGGGTGCGGCACGTCGAGGACCGCAAGGGGCACGACCTGCGGTACGCCATCGACGACGCCAAGATCCGGGCGGAACTCGGCTGGCGCCCGCGGGTGTCCTTCGAGGAGGGGCTGAGCGGCGTCGTGGAGTGGTACCGCGCGAATCCCGCCTGGTGGAAGTCGCTGGAGGCGGCGCGATGA
- a CDS encoding NAD-dependent epimerase/dehydratase: MLGGTGWVGRHVSASFAAEGYDVVTVARDPGKRLPYARFVPLDLTAEPVERIAETLRAERPAVVVNAAGRPWGSSEEVMRTSLLKLAERVLTALASLPFRPRFVQVGTVMEYGPTAPGVPIGEHTEPRPAGPYGEIKLAASTAVLEAARAGRLDAVVVRLVNVAGPGTAPASLLGRVLEELLAARAESREAELVLAPLRAERDYIDIRDAGDAVLAAAHATVGGRAVNIGSGSTVPVRRLVRRLIAVSGVPTRLEERAPDVGGPVSPGAGGDWLAIDPEPARLHLGWKAQRPLEGALSDDWHDRVRRSGRL; encoded by the coding sequence GTGCTCGGCGGCACCGGTTGGGTGGGGCGGCACGTCAGCGCCTCGTTCGCGGCCGAGGGCTATGACGTGGTCACCGTGGCGCGGGACCCCGGCAAACGGCTGCCGTACGCCCGTTTCGTGCCGCTCGACCTGACCGCCGAGCCGGTGGAGCGGATCGCCGAGACCCTGCGCGCCGAGCGGCCCGCCGTCGTGGTCAACGCGGCCGGCCGGCCGTGGGGCAGCAGCGAGGAGGTGATGCGCACCTCGCTCCTCAAGCTCGCCGAGCGGGTGCTGACCGCGCTCGCCTCTCTCCCCTTCCGGCCCCGGTTCGTCCAGGTGGGAACGGTCATGGAGTACGGGCCGACCGCGCCCGGCGTGCCGATCGGCGAGCACACCGAGCCGCGGCCGGCCGGTCCGTACGGGGAGATCAAACTGGCGGCCTCCACGGCCGTGCTCGAGGCCGCGCGCGCCGGCCGCCTCGACGCGGTCGTCGTACGGCTCGTGAACGTCGCGGGTCCCGGTACCGCCCCGGCCAGTCTGCTCGGCCGGGTCCTGGAGGAACTCCTCGCCGCGCGCGCGGAGAGCCGTGAGGCCGAACTGGTGCTCGCACCCCTGCGGGCCGAACGCGACTACATCGACATCAGGGACGCGGGCGATGCCGTACTGGCCGCCGCCCATGCCACGGTCGGCGGGCGGGCCGTCAATATCGGCAGCGGCAGCACGGTGCCCGTGCGCCGACTGGTCCGCCGGCTGATAGCCGTCAGCGGGGTGCCGACCAGGCTGGAGGAACGGGCACCGGACGTCGGTGGACCGGTTTCCCCCGGCGCGGGCGGCGACTGGCTCGCCATCGACCCGGAACCCGCGAGGCTGCACCTGGGCTGGAAGGCGCAGCGCCCCCTGGAAGGCGCGCTGAGCGACGACTGGCACGACCGCGTCCGCCGCTCCGGCCGCCTCTGA
- a CDS encoding nucleotide disphospho-sugar-binding domain-containing protein, whose product MRVLFHTAPIRAHTLPLVPLAWALRAAGHDVLFASAGEGTVVTEAGLSMVDIAPGFDIRPMFMPLFRRHQGLYESRATSPAEADTIAEIFGTANGELAPGLVEAARRWRPDLIVHDSSATAGAMCAALLGIPAVQHDVYLESSRGQRERIASYMTDTFERFGVAGLPADPVALHITPPSVEPEGQYGWAMRNLCYSGGAELPDWLTAPKQRPTVAVTMGLTWGEIGPVERIITAAGEVDADFVLAISGYDLSKYGTLPSNVRAAGWIPLSDLLPRCTAVIHHGGGGTSLTSLALGLPQLVFAGGIGHYAAAAAIGRRGAGIFADADAIEPELFRRWLKDDAIRRAAAEVRAEVAALPSPGEIAARLGAMVAGGGDGRG is encoded by the coding sequence ATGAGGGTGCTGTTCCACACCGCCCCGATCCGCGCCCACACACTCCCACTGGTCCCGCTGGCCTGGGCGCTGCGCGCCGCCGGCCACGACGTGCTCTTCGCGTCGGCCGGCGAGGGCACCGTGGTGACCGAGGCCGGACTCTCCATGGTGGACATCGCACCGGGCTTCGACATCCGTCCGATGTTCATGCCGCTCTTCCGACGCCACCAGGGCCTCTACGAGTCCCGCGCCACCAGCCCGGCCGAGGCCGACACCATCGCCGAGATCTTCGGCACGGCCAACGGCGAACTGGCACCCGGCCTGGTCGAGGCCGCCCGGCGCTGGCGGCCGGACCTGATCGTGCACGACTCCAGTGCGACCGCGGGCGCGATGTGCGCGGCGCTGCTGGGCATCCCGGCGGTCCAGCACGATGTGTACCTGGAGAGCTCGCGCGGGCAGCGCGAGCGCATCGCCTCGTACATGACCGACACCTTCGAACGGTTCGGCGTCGCCGGGCTGCCCGCCGACCCGGTCGCCCTCCACATCACGCCGCCCAGCGTGGAGCCCGAGGGCCAGTACGGCTGGGCCATGCGCAACCTCTGCTACAGCGGCGGCGCCGAGCTGCCCGACTGGCTCACGGCGCCCAAGCAGCGGCCGACCGTCGCGGTCACCATGGGGCTCACCTGGGGTGAGATCGGCCCGGTCGAGCGGATCATCACGGCGGCCGGCGAGGTGGACGCCGACTTCGTGCTGGCGATCAGCGGCTACGACCTGTCCAAGTACGGGACGCTGCCGTCCAACGTCCGTGCGGCGGGCTGGATTCCGCTGTCGGACCTGCTGCCGCGGTGCACGGCCGTGATCCACCACGGCGGGGGCGGGACCTCCCTGACCTCGCTGGCGCTGGGGCTGCCCCAGCTCGTCTTCGCGGGCGGGATCGGCCACTACGCGGCGGCCGCGGCGATCGGCCGGCGTGGCGCCGGGATCTTCGCGGACGCCGACGCCATCGAGCCCGAACTCTTCCGCCGCTGGCTCAAGGACGACGCGATCCGGCGGGCGGCCGCCGAGGTGCGCGCCGAGGTGGCCGCGCTGCCCTCGCCGGGGGAGATCGCCGCCCGGCTCGGTGCCATGGTCGCCGGGGGAGGGGACGGCCGTGGCTGA
- the rfbA gene encoding glucose-1-phosphate thymidylyltransferase RfbA yields MKGIVLAGGSGTRLYPTSLAVSKQLIPVYDKPTVYYPLATLMLAGIRDILVISSPPDLPQFRRLLGDGGSLGLNISYAQQDRPNGLAEAFLIGSEHIGPDSVALALGDNIFHGPGFSALLQETARDLEGCALFGYIVNDPQRYGVGEVDPEGRLVSIEEKPNVPKSNRAITGLYFYDNDVVDIAKNIRPSARGELEITDVNLAYLAQGRARLVDLGRGFTWLDTGTPESLLAASQYVHTLESRQHVRIACIEEIALHMGYIDADACRRLGEKMGGSQYGQYVIEVAGGWPG; encoded by the coding sequence ATGAAAGGAATCGTGCTCGCGGGCGGGAGCGGAACGCGACTCTATCCAACCTCGCTCGCGGTCTCCAAGCAGCTCATCCCCGTCTACGACAAGCCCACGGTGTACTACCCGCTGGCGACCCTGATGCTCGCCGGCATCAGGGACATCCTCGTCATCTCGTCACCGCCCGATCTGCCGCAGTTCCGGCGCCTGCTGGGTGACGGGGGCTCGCTGGGCCTGAACATCAGCTACGCGCAGCAGGACCGTCCCAACGGGCTCGCCGAGGCGTTCCTCATCGGCTCCGAGCACATCGGCCCGGACTCGGTGGCCCTCGCGCTGGGCGACAACATCTTCCACGGGCCGGGCTTCTCCGCGCTGCTCCAGGAGACGGCACGCGACCTGGAGGGGTGCGCGCTGTTCGGCTACATCGTGAACGACCCGCAGCGCTACGGGGTGGGCGAGGTGGACCCCGAGGGCCGGCTGGTGTCGATCGAGGAGAAGCCGAACGTCCCGAAGTCCAACCGGGCCATCACCGGGCTCTACTTCTACGACAATGACGTGGTCGACATAGCCAAGAACATCCGGCCGTCCGCGCGCGGCGAACTGGAGATCACGGACGTCAATCTGGCGTACCTGGCCCAGGGGCGTGCCCGGCTGGTGGATCTGGGGCGGGGCTTCACCTGGCTGGACACCGGTACGCCGGAGTCGCTGCTGGCCGCCAGTCAGTACGTGCACACCCTGGAGAGCCGGCAGCACGTGCGGATCGCCTGCATCGAGGAGATCGCCCTGCACATGGGCTACATCGACGCCGACGCCTGCCGCCGGCTGGGCGAGAAAATGGGCGGTTCCCAGTACGGCCAGTACGTGATCGAGGTGGCCGGCGGCTGGCCCGGCTGA
- a CDS encoding NDP-hexose 2,3-dehydratase family protein has translation MSDIERLERSARTPDSAVTPNAEFDAWFTEQRRTNRYAVDRIPFSQLVGWNFRDDTGDLVHESGRFFSVEGLRVDTAWEGTEHSWTQPIINQPEIGILGILVKEFDGVLHCLMQAKMEPGNLDTVQLSPTVQATRSNYTGVHRGAPVRYLEYFKPPRRGRVVHDSLQSEQGSWFLRKRNRNMVVEAVGDVPEHEDFRWLTIGQIHRLLMRDNVVNMDARTVLSTIPLLAHEPRSYHADEELLSLLTEIRSVRELRQRSVPLAHVERWYRKDDEIGHEDGRHFTIVAAAVRAANREVAQWTQPLLAPVEQGLAAFVARDIDGVRHLLAQVKTEAGGLEVAELAPTVQCLPGHARALPKAQRPRRLESVLEPGAGRVLYDSVQSEEGGRFHHADARYRVVEMGEDFPVEEEPGYLWVTVRQLSSLLRHSNYVNIQARTLLAGLRGSEGEKAHDTRRA, from the coding sequence ATGAGCGACATCGAGCGGCTCGAGCGGTCGGCGCGCACCCCCGACAGCGCGGTGACGCCCAACGCCGAGTTCGACGCCTGGTTCACCGAGCAGCGCCGCACCAACCGCTACGCGGTCGACCGCATACCGTTCTCGCAGCTGGTCGGCTGGAACTTCCGCGACGACACCGGTGACCTGGTGCACGAGAGCGGGAGGTTCTTCTCGGTGGAGGGCCTGCGGGTGGACACCGCCTGGGAGGGCACGGAGCACTCCTGGACCCAGCCCATCATCAATCAGCCCGAGATCGGCATCCTGGGCATCCTCGTCAAGGAGTTCGACGGGGTGCTGCACTGCCTGATGCAGGCCAAGATGGAACCGGGCAACCTGGACACCGTGCAGCTGTCGCCCACGGTCCAGGCGACCCGCAGCAACTACACCGGGGTGCACCGCGGCGCCCCGGTCCGCTACCTCGAGTACTTCAAGCCACCGCGGCGCGGACGGGTGGTCCACGACTCCCTCCAGTCCGAACAGGGCTCGTGGTTCCTGCGCAAGCGCAACCGCAACATGGTGGTCGAGGCCGTCGGCGACGTCCCCGAGCACGAGGACTTCCGCTGGCTCACCATCGGCCAGATCCACCGGCTGCTCATGCGGGACAACGTGGTCAACATGGACGCGCGAACCGTCCTGTCGACCATCCCGCTCCTCGCGCACGAGCCGCGCTCGTACCATGCCGACGAAGAGCTGCTGAGCCTGCTGACCGAGATCAGGTCGGTGCGCGAGCTGCGGCAGCGCAGCGTCCCGCTCGCCCACGTCGAGCGCTGGTACCGCAAGGACGACGAGATCGGCCACGAGGACGGCCGGCACTTCACGATCGTCGCGGCCGCCGTACGCGCCGCGAACCGCGAGGTCGCCCAGTGGACCCAGCCGCTGCTGGCCCCCGTCGAGCAGGGCCTCGCGGCCTTCGTCGCCCGGGACATCGACGGCGTGCGCCATCTGCTGGCCCAGGTCAAGACGGAGGCCGGCGGGCTCGAGGTCGCCGAACTGGCACCCACCGTGCAGTGCCTGCCGGGTCACGCCCGCGCGCTGCCAAAGGCGCAGCGCCCCCGCCGGCTCGAGTCGGTCCTCGAACCGGGCGCCGGACGCGTCCTCTACGACTCCGTCCAGTCGGAGGAGGGCGGACGCTTCCACCACGCGGACGCCCGCTACCGCGTGGTCGAGATGGGTGAGGACTTCCCGGTCGAGGAGGAGCCCGGCTACCTGTGGGTGACGGTCCGGCAGCTCAGCTCCCTGCTGAGGCACTCGAACTACGTGAACATCCAGGCCCGGACCCTGCTGGCCGGACTGCGCGGCTCGGAAGGGGAAAAGGCTCATGACACACGGCGGGCGTAG
- a CDS encoding response regulator transcription factor: MKSDGNAPIRLLLLEGGSVYLAGLISILGCESGVEIVAQCENLIEALKVLPQTLPDVVLVGVERVTRQTERHIAILLDAMPRGQVVVLGYDDDSSVRQRLVRLGVRAYLSKAVPFRYLVSVVSMAHFYELHSTQERSSGEAAGDDHPMVLSEREREIVALVAQAMTNAQIGRELQIAEGTVKRHLSNVFTKLHAVSRIDAVNKAAAARLIDGHQLVDGGTAPAR; this comes from the coding sequence GTGAAATCTGACGGAAATGCCCCGATACGCCTGCTTCTCCTCGAAGGGGGAAGTGTTTACCTGGCCGGATTGATTTCCATTCTTGGCTGTGAGTCGGGTGTGGAGATCGTGGCCCAATGCGAGAATCTGATAGAGGCCCTCAAGGTTCTTCCGCAGACGCTGCCGGACGTGGTATTAGTCGGCGTCGAGCGCGTAACCCGCCAGACGGAACGGCATATCGCGATTCTGCTCGATGCCATGCCGCGGGGGCAGGTGGTGGTTCTGGGGTATGACGACGATTCGTCGGTCAGACAAAGGCTGGTACGTCTCGGAGTGCGGGCCTACCTTTCCAAGGCGGTCCCCTTTCGGTATCTCGTGTCGGTCGTCTCCATGGCGCACTTCTATGAACTCCACTCGACCCAGGAGCGGTCTTCGGGAGAAGCCGCCGGAGATGATCACCCGATGGTCCTGTCGGAGCGCGAGCGGGAAATCGTGGCTCTGGTCGCACAGGCCATGACGAATGCCCAGATCGGGCGTGAGCTCCAAATCGCCGAGGGGACCGTGAAAAGGCATCTCAGTAATGTGTTCACCAAGCTCCATGCGGTGTCGCGCATCGACGCGGTGAACAAGGCGGCCGCGGCCCGTCTCATCGACGGGCACCAGCTCGTCGACGGAGGCACCGCCCCGGCGAGATGA
- a CDS encoding AfsR/SARP family transcriptional regulator has protein sequence MRIAHEDLVCTPTAPKTRRTLALLLFRANQVVDTAAVIDELWSENPPPSSMTTMQTYIYQLRKLFTRVLGENASERLLVSQSPGYCLHVEQGELDSQVFERLVAKGRKQLAGGYLEEASRTLREALSLWRGRTLADVCSGRLLEGHIVHLEELRITTLELCCQVDLELGAHRELIPELRSLVVDYPLNEWFHAQLIMALQEVGRRGEALQAYQSLWKVLDRELGIRPSERLQRLQRDLLNGDTSDGAWPVRSSPAGGALLTRPHPELRTPALAHSGSLSSPPVGQAHRP, from the coding sequence ATGAGGATCGCGCACGAGGACCTTGTGTGCACCCCCACGGCACCCAAGACCCGGCGCACACTGGCCCTTCTATTGTTCCGCGCAAACCAGGTGGTGGACACTGCGGCGGTCATCGACGAACTGTGGAGCGAGAATCCTCCGCCCAGTTCGATGACAACCATGCAGACGTACATTTACCAACTGCGGAAACTCTTCACCCGTGTGCTCGGCGAGAACGCCTCGGAGCGGCTTCTGGTGAGCCAGTCACCCGGCTACTGCCTGCACGTCGAGCAGGGCGAGCTGGACTCACAGGTTTTCGAGCGCCTGGTGGCAAAGGGACGGAAACAACTCGCGGGCGGGTACCTGGAGGAGGCGTCCCGCACGCTCCGCGAGGCCCTGTCCCTGTGGCGCGGGCGCACCCTCGCCGACGTGTGCAGCGGCCGGCTGCTCGAAGGGCACATCGTGCACCTGGAGGAACTGCGCATCACCACCCTGGAGTTGTGCTGCCAGGTGGATCTGGAACTCGGGGCGCACCGTGAACTGATTCCCGAACTCCGCTCGCTGGTGGTCGACTATCCGCTCAACGAGTGGTTCCACGCCCAGCTCATCATGGCCCTCCAGGAGGTCGGCCGGCGTGGTGAGGCGCTCCAGGCGTACCAGTCGCTCTGGAAGGTGCTGGACCGTGAGCTCGGTATCCGGCCCTCCGAGCGGTTGCAGCGCCTTCAGCGCGACCTGCTGAACGGCGACACCTCGGACGGCGCGTGGCCGGTCCGGTCGTCCCCGGCCGGCGGGGCCCTGCTCACCCGCCCGCACCCGGAGCTGCGGACGCCCGCCCTGGCGCACAGCGGGTCCCTGTCCTCGCCGCCCGTCGGGCAGGCACACCGGCCCTGA
- the rfbH gene encoding lipopolysaccharide biosynthesis protein RfbH produces the protein MPSDTRALILESVRKYHQEVSQRPEFVPGVTPVWPSGASLVEEDRVALVEAALDMRIAAGVTSRKFERKFARALGLRKAHLTNSGSSANLLALSSLTSPQLEDRRLRPGDEVITVAAGFPTTINPILQAGMVPVFVDVELGTYNTTPDRIREAIGPRTRAIMIAHALGNPYEVEEVASLAEEHGLFLIEDNCDAVGSTYRGRLTGTFGDFATVSFYPAHHITTGEGGCVLTDNLVLARIVESMRDWGRDCWCEPGEDDTCRKRYAYQLGDLPPRYDHKYTFSHVGYNLKGTDLQAALGLSQLSRLDEFGAARRRNWRRLHEGLADTPGLLLPRATPGSDPSWFGFALTVLPEAPFERYDLLRFLEARKIGTRLLFAGNITRHPGYLDQTFRIVGDLANSDVITERTFWIGVYPGLTGEMVDYVAESIREFVAGRG, from the coding sequence ATGCCGAGCGACACCAGGGCGCTCATACTGGAGTCGGTGCGCAAGTATCACCAAGAGGTCTCGCAGCGACCGGAGTTCGTGCCCGGAGTGACCCCGGTGTGGCCGTCCGGCGCCTCGCTCGTCGAGGAGGACCGGGTGGCGCTGGTCGAGGCGGCGCTGGACATGCGGATCGCGGCGGGCGTGACGTCACGGAAGTTCGAGCGGAAGTTCGCCCGCGCGCTGGGCCTGCGCAAGGCGCACCTGACCAACTCGGGCTCCTCCGCCAACCTTCTGGCCCTGTCGTCCCTGACCTCACCGCAGCTCGAGGACCGCAGGCTGCGGCCGGGGGACGAGGTCATCACCGTCGCGGCCGGATTCCCGACCACCATCAACCCCATCCTGCAGGCGGGGATGGTGCCCGTCTTCGTCGACGTGGAGCTGGGCACCTACAACACCACGCCTGACCGGATCAGGGAGGCCATCGGCCCCCGGACCCGCGCGATCATGATCGCGCACGCGCTGGGCAATCCGTACGAGGTCGAGGAGGTCGCCTCCCTCGCGGAGGAGCACGGGCTGTTCCTGATCGAGGACAACTGCGACGCCGTCGGGTCCACCTACCGCGGCCGGCTCACCGGCACCTTCGGCGACTTCGCCACGGTCAGCTTCTATCCGGCGCACCACATCACCACCGGCGAGGGCGGTTGCGTCCTCACCGACAACCTCGTGCTGGCCCGCATCGTGGAGTCCATGCGCGACTGGGGCCGGGACTGCTGGTGCGAGCCCGGCGAGGACGACACCTGCCGCAAGCGGTACGCGTACCAGCTGGGTGACCTGCCGCCGCGGTACGACCACAAGTACACGTTCTCGCACGTGGGTTACAACCTGAAGGGCACGGACCTGCAGGCGGCGCTCGGGCTCAGCCAGCTCAGCAGGCTCGACGAGTTCGGCGCCGCCCGGCGCCGCAACTGGCGCCGACTGCACGAGGGGCTGGCCGACACCCCGGGGCTGCTGCTGCCCAGGGCGACGCCCGGCAGCGACCCGAGCTGGTTCGGCTTCGCCCTCACCGTCCTGCCCGAGGCCCCCTTCGAACGGTACGACCTGCTGCGTTTCCTGGAGGCGCGGAAGATCGGCACGCGCCTGCTGTTCGCGGGCAACATCACCCGGCACCCCGGATACCTCGACCAGACGTTCCGGATCGTGGGCGACCTGGCCAACAGCGACGTCATCACCGAGCGGACCTTCTGGATCGGCGTCTATCCGGGACTGACCGGCGAGATGGTGGACTATGTCGCCGAGTCCATCAGGGAGTTCGTGGCCGGGCGCGGCTGA
- a CDS encoding Gfo/Idh/MocA family oxidoreductase has translation MADLPGGADRLRVGVLGCASIAERRMLPSMAHEPLIEITAIASRDGDRAKGFAARFGGAPVEGYERLLERPDVDAVYLPLPPQLHARWTIRALEAGKHVLCEKPFATGLAEAARAVAAARERRLLLMESFMFLHHPQHAAVARLVAEGAIGELRLFEGYFTIPRLPAEAGAPPRYASTVPEVAAYPLRAARLFLGDGLRVRGAELRRAERGGPAIAGSALLVSEQGATAHLAYGVDHSYRSGYALYGSEGQLRLERAYSTPDEHRPVVRIERRSGVREIGLEPARQFTRIAGAFARTILGGGDPVPHGEDILCQAELADAVDRAAANHS, from the coding sequence GTGGCTGACCTTCCGGGCGGCGCAGACCGGCTGCGGGTCGGGGTGCTGGGCTGCGCGAGCATCGCCGAGCGCCGCATGCTCCCCTCGATGGCGCACGAGCCGCTGATCGAGATCACGGCCATCGCCAGCCGGGACGGCGACCGGGCCAAGGGCTTCGCCGCCCGGTTCGGCGGCGCACCGGTCGAGGGCTACGAACGGCTCCTGGAGCGCCCCGACGTCGACGCCGTCTATCTGCCGCTGCCACCCCAGCTGCACGCGCGGTGGACGATCCGGGCCCTGGAGGCGGGCAAGCACGTCCTGTGCGAGAAGCCCTTCGCCACCGGCCTCGCCGAGGCCGCGAGGGCGGTCGCCGCGGCCAGGGAGCGACGGCTGCTGCTGATGGAGAGCTTCATGTTCCTCCACCACCCCCAGCACGCCGCCGTGGCCAGGCTCGTCGCCGAGGGCGCCATCGGTGAACTCCGCCTGTTCGAAGGGTATTTCACCATTCCCCGGCTGCCCGCGGAGGCCGGCGCCCCGCCCCGGTACGCCAGCACCGTGCCGGAGGTGGCGGCCTATCCGCTGCGGGCCGCGCGGCTGTTCCTCGGGGACGGTCTGCGGGTCCGGGGCGCCGAGCTGCGCCGGGCGGAGCGGGGCGGGCCGGCCATCGCCGGGTCGGCCCTGCTGGTCTCGGAGCAGGGCGCAACGGCGCACCTCGCCTACGGCGTCGACCACTCCTACCGCAGCGGGTACGCGCTGTACGGCAGCGAGGGGCAGCTCCGCCTGGAGCGGGCCTACAGCACGCCCGACGAGCACCGTCCGGTGGTCCGGATCGAACGGCGCAGCGGTGTGCGGGAGATCGGACTCGAGCCCGCGCGCCAGTTCACGCGGATCGCCGGCGCGTTCGCCCGTACGATCCTCGGCGGCGGCGACCCGGTACCGCACGGCGAGGACATCCTGTGTCAGGCCGAGCTGGCCGACGCGGTGGACCGGGCCGCCGCGAACCACTCCTGA
- the rfbC gene encoding dTDP-4-dehydrorhamnose 3,5-epimerase, with protein MEIRNLALPDVFLVTPRGFPDRRGTFYESFRQDLLSEALGRNFTIAQSNLSVSHRRVLRGIHGVRGEFSQAKLVTCLRGAVLDIVVDLRVGSPTFGRHEVVWLDHRTLTSLYIAEGLGHSFLALDDDTVMNYHCSQPYVADAVYTVSALDPGLALPWGLTGPAVMSESDEAAPSVEEAVAKDLLPTYEECLELYGRPVTA; from the coding sequence ATGGAAATCCGCAACCTGGCGCTGCCGGACGTCTTCCTCGTCACACCGAGGGGATTCCCGGACCGCCGAGGCACCTTCTACGAGTCGTTCCGCCAGGATCTGCTGTCCGAGGCCCTGGGCCGGAACTTCACCATCGCGCAGAGCAATCTGTCCGTCTCGCACCGCCGGGTACTGCGCGGTATCCACGGGGTGCGGGGGGAGTTCAGCCAGGCGAAGCTGGTGACCTGTCTGCGCGGCGCGGTCCTCGACATCGTGGTGGACCTCAGGGTCGGCTCGCCGACGTTCGGCCGCCACGAGGTGGTCTGGCTCGATCACCGCACCCTGACCAGCCTGTACATCGCCGAGGGGCTCGGGCACTCGTTCCTCGCGCTGGACGACGACACCGTCATGAACTACCACTGCTCCCAGCCCTACGTGGCCGACGCCGTGTACACCGTCAGCGCCCTCGACCCGGGGCTCGCGCTGCCCTGGGGCCTGACCGGGCCTGCGGTGATGTCCGAGAGCGACGAGGCCGCGCCCTCCGTGGAGGAAGCCGTCGCCAAGGACCTGCTCCCGACGTACGAGGAATGCCTCGAGCTGTACGGCCGGCCGGTCACGGCATGA